In the genome of Pseudomonas fluorescens, the window GGTGGCTGGTTGCTCGGCACCCTGATTCGTCGCCAGTGGCTGCCGGAATACCTGCACAACCTGGCAGCGCTCGCGGCAGTCCTGGGTATTTTCATTGCCTCCAACGAAGTCACCAACGAATCCGGGTTGCTGGCCGTGACCTTGATGGGCATGTGGCTGGCCAACATGAAAGGCGTGGACGTGCGGCACATCCTGCACTTCAAGGAGAACCTCAGCGTGCTGCTGATCTCCGGACTTTTCATTCTGCTGGCGGCACGGCTGGACCTGAACGCCATGATCGGCCTCGGGCCTCTGGTGCTGATTTTGCTGTTGGTCATTCAGTTTATCGCCCGCCCCTTGAATGTGCTGCTGAGCACGGCGGGCTCCAGCCTGGGTTGGCGCGAGCGAGCGCTGCTGGCATGGATTGCGCCAAGGGGCATCGTGGCAGCGGCGGTGTCGGCCATCTTCGCCATTCGCCTGCATGAGGCCGGTCACCAGGGAGCGTTGCTGCTGGTGCCGCTCACCTTTGCGGTGATCATCGGCACGGTGGTCTTGCAAAGCGCGACGGCACGACCGCTGGCACGCTTGCTGAAGGTGGCGGAACCGGCACCGAGCGGCTTCCTGATCATCGGCGCCAACGGACCTGCACGCACGCTGGGCAAGTCCCTGCAACAACTGGGCAGTCGCGTACTGCTGACGGATTCGAGCTGGGAAAACATTAGTGCAGCGCGGATGGAAGGCTTGCCGACCTATTTTGGCAACCCGGCGTCGCAACATGCCGATGCGCACCTGGACCTGGTCGGCCTCGGGCATTTGCTGGCGTTGTCACCCTCCGGCGAGATGAACACCCTGGCGCTGATGCGCTTTCGACATGAACTGGGCCATCAGCGCATGTTCGGCCTGGCCAGCGGCCAGGAAAGCCGCCGCACCGACAAGCACCGTACCAGCCTGGAACATCGCGGCAATCAACTGGGCAGCGAAGCGCTGACCTACGCCAAGCTCGCCAGCCAGCTGAGCCAGGGCTCAGAGCTGTACAGCACAACGTTGACGGACGGTTTCAGTTGGGACGACTACCGCGCGCTGCATGGCGAGCGCGCGACCTTGTTGTTCGTGCGCGATGACAGCGGTTGGGTGCATGTAGTGACGCCGGAAAGCATGATCAAGCCCGCGGCGGGGTGGACGTTGTTGGCGTTGATTCAGCCGGAGACTGTTGGCGTCTGCTAAATCGCATCGCGAGCAGGCTCGCTCCCACAGAAATCTCCTTTGACCAAAGACTTTCGGCTCGCCAGAGAGCTTGTGTGGGAGCGAGCCTGCTCGCGAAGGGCATAACCAGGTCTTGTGTCGTGGGATAAATCGCAGGCAACAAAAAAGCAGCCCGCAGGCTGCTTTTTTTTGCATCGGAAGCTGGACTTAAGCCAGTTTTTCCTTGATGCGAGCTGCTTTACCCGACAGGTCACGCAGGTAGTACAGCTTGGCTTTACGTACGTCACCGCGACGCTTGACAGCCATGCTGTCGATTTGCGGGGAGTAGGTCTGGAAAGTACGCTCTACGCCAACACCGTTGGAGATTTTACGAACGGTGAATGCACTGTTTACGCCGCGGTTACGCTTGGCGATAACAACACCTTCGAACGCTTGCAGACGCGAACGGTCGCCTTCCTTCACTTTCACCTGAACGACAATGGTGTCGCCCGGGGCAAAGGTAGGGATCTCTTTGGTCATCTGCTCTGCTTCGAGTGCAAGGATGATTTTGTTAGTCATGCTGTGCTCCTAAGGTAAATCGTCGGATCTACCATCGATACGTTGTTAACTATCGTCCCGCTCGCGGATGTATTCCTCGAGCAGCTTCTTCTCTTCTCCAGAAAGCGAGCGGCTTTCCAGAAGATCGGCGCGTCGTTCAAAGGTCCGACCAAGGGACTGCTGTAAACGCCAACGCCGGATGTGCGCGTGATTGCCACTTAGCAATACGTCGGGAACACGCTGATCCGCATACACCTCCGGTCGGGTGTAGTGCGGGCAATCCAGCAAACCATCCGTAAAGGAATCTTCCTCGGCGGAGTCCGCATGCCCTAAAGCTCCAGGCAGCAGTCGTGTAACCGCATCGATCAGGACCATCGCCGGCAGCTCGCCGCCAGACAGTACATAGTCGCCAATCGACCACTCTTCATCGACATGAGCATCAATAAAACGCTCGTCAATGCCTTCATAGCGGCCGGCAATCAGGATCAATGCATCCAGATTCGCCAACTCGCGTACCGCCGACTGAGTCAGTTGACGGCCTTGGGGGGACAGGTAAATTACCTTCGCCGCCTCCCCGGCTGCTGCCTTGGCCTGAACCAGAGCATCTTCCAGGGGCTTGATCTTCATCACCATGCCCGGACCACCGCCAAACGGGCGATCGTCCACAGTGTGATGTCGATCCGTCGTGTAGTCTCGCGGATTCCAACAGGTGAGCTGCAAGAGCCCCTGTTTCACCGCCCGACTGGTGATGCCGTACTCGCTGATGGCGGAAAACATCTCGGGAAACAGACTGATCACTTCTACGCGCAAGTTAGCCACGCTTAGAAATCCGCGTCCCAATCCACCTTCATCTCGCCCGCGGCCAGGTCGATGGCCAACACGCATTGCTCCGTATAGGGCAACAGGCGTTCGCGATCATCCAGGCTGCCAGCGCAAGGCTTGACCACCATGACATCGTTCGAGCCGGTCTCCAGCAGGTGATCGATCTTCCCGAACAATTGTCCGAGAGTGTCGATGACCTTGAGACCTTCCAGCTGGTACCAGTAGTACTCGCCGTCGGTGAGTTCAGGGAACAGGTTGCGCGGCACGCAGATCTCATAACCGGCCAGAAGACGAGCTTCTTCGCGATCATCGAGACCCTTGAGCTTTGCGACCAGGAACTTGTCGTTCCCGCGTCCGCTGACCAGCTCTACCTGCTTTACATTACCGTCACGCTTGAGCGTCCAGGTCTTGTAGTCCAGCAGGTTTTTAATCGGATCAGTAAAGGAGTACACCTTCACTTCGCCGCGAACGCCGTGAACAGAATAAATCTTGCCGATAACGATCAAATCATCAGCAATGGCAGGCGTCGCGTTCATATTGCTCAGGCCGCAGCCTTAGCAGTTTCCTTCAACAACTGAGCAACGCGCTCAGAAGGTTGTGCACCAACGCTCAGCCAGTAGGCTACGCGCTCTTGGTTCACGGACAGACGAACTTCCTGACCACGGGCAACAGGGTTGAAGTAGCCAACCTGTTCCTTGTGCGAACCGTCGCGCGGGTTGCGGCTGTCGGTTACGGTCAAGTGGTAAAACGGGCGCTTTTTGGAGCCGCCAAGGGCAAGACGGATTGTTAGCATGTGAACATCGTTCCTGTAGTCGGTGCTGCAAATCTAAAGGCACAGCGGGCATGGGTGCCCGAAAGGCCGCATATTCTAAGGAATATCCGGACTTTTGCAAATGACTTTTTCCGGCGGTCTATCGGCCGCCATGCAGATTTGCTATAGAGCCGTCGTTGAAAACGGCCGGTCAGCTCCCGCCAAGTGCGGGTTTGCTGTGTATCCCACGTCCATGTGGGTTAGCGCCGGTGCGACGACCGGCGCGAATTCTGGTGCTCTGTTAGGCCAATACGCTCAATTTTGGCGAGTGGCTGGTGCCCTCAGGCAAGGCGCCGCGACGAGTCATAGCCCGCTATGGCGAGGAGCGGCAACGCCGCATGAGGACACCAGACACCGCAAAAATTGAGCAGTATTGGCTTAACAGAGCACTACATCTTGGGCATGCCGCCGCCGGGCAACATTCCGCCCATGCCGCGCATCATCTTGGCCATTCCGCCTTTCGCGGAGAACTTCTTCATCATCTTCTGCATCTGCTTGTGCTGCTTGATCAAGCGGCCGATGTCCTGCACCTGGGTGCCGGAACCCATGGCGATCCGGCGCTTGCGCGAACCGCTGATCATCTCAGGGTCGCGGCGCTCGGCCGGGGTCATGGAGTTGATGATGGCTTCCATCTGCTTGAATTGCTTTTCTGCCGCACCCTGGGCGTTGCCCATTTGCGCCAGGTTCACGCCACCCATGTTCGGCAGCTTGTCCATGAGTCCGCCGAGGCCGCCCATGTTCTTCATCTGTTGCAGCTGATCGCGGAAGTCTTCGAGGTCGAAGCCCTTGCCCTTCTTTAATTTCTTTGCAAGCTTGTCGGCCTTGTCCTTGTCGAGGGTCGCTTCCGCCTGCTCGATCAGGCTGAGCACGTCGCCCATGCCAAGGATGCGCGAGGCGATACGCTCAGGGTGGAACGGATCGAGCGCTTCGCTCTTCTCGCCCATACCGATGAACTTGATCGGCTTGCCGGTGATGGCGCGCACCGACAGCGCGGCACCGCCACGGGCGTCGCCGTCGACCTTGGTCAGGATCACACCGGTCAGCGGCAATGCATCGCCGAAGGCCTTGGCCGTGTTGGCGGCGTCCTGGCCGGTCATGGCGTCGACCACGAACAGGGTTTCGACCGGGTTGATCGCGGCGTGCAGGGCCTTGATCTCGCCCATCATCTCTTCATCGATGTGCAGGCGACCGGCGGTATCGACGATGACCACGTCGATGAATTTGAGTTTCGCTTCCTTAATAGCCGCTTGCGCGATCTCGACCGGCTTCTGGCTCAGGTCGGACGGGAAGAAGGTAACGCCGACTTCACCGGCGAGCATTTCCAGCTGCTTGATCGCCGCCGGACGGTAAACGTCGGCGGACACGACCATGACCGACTTCTTCTTGCGCTCTTTGAGGAAGCGCGCGAGCTTGCCGGCGGTGGTGGTTTTACCAGCGCCCTGCAAACCGGCCATGAGGATGACCGCTGGCGGCACGGCGCTCAGGTTCAAATCTTCGTTGGCCGCGCCCATCAGGCTTTCGAGTTCGGCCTGGACGATCTTCACGAAGGCCTGGCCCGGCGTCAGGCTGCGCGACACCTCGGTACCGACGGCACGTTCCTTGACCGAATTGACGAAGTCCTTGACCACCGGCAGGGCGACGTCGGCTTCGAGCAACGCCATGCGCACTTCACGCAGGGTGTCTTTGATGTTGTCTTCAGTCAGCTTGGCCTTGCCGGTGACATGGCGCAGCGTCTGCGAGAGACGGTCGGTTAAGTTTTCAAACATTGCGCGATCCTTTCAGGCCCTGTGTAGACCGGGATAATGGCGGCCCGGACCGGACTAAACGTGTGCTCGGCGAGCCTGCGGCGTGGGCAGGTCGCGGATTATAGCGAAGACTGTGGCCGGCGGACACCTCGCTGTCGGGTTGCGCGGTCTTTCGTGCGGCGGGGGTTCTATGCCAAACTCAGCGACTTTCGGGCTTGCCTAACAGGATTTATGCTCCCCTTGTCACCCAGCTTGCTAACTACCCTCGCCGCCGCCTGCTTGTATGCCGCTGCGACCATTTACCAGGGCACTCGCCTGGCGTCCGGCGCCAAGGTCAACAAACGCCTGCTGGTCATGCTCGGCGTGCTCGCCGTATTGGCCCACAGCGTCAGCCTGCTCACCCACCTGCTAACCCCGACCGGCCTGGCCCTGGACTTCTTCAGTGCCGCCAGCCTGATTGCCGTGGCGGTCATCGCACTGACCCTGCTGGCCTGCTCGCGGATTCCCGTAGAGAACCTGCTGGTCCTGCTGCTCCCCCTTGGGGCCCTGACCGTGATGCTGGCGCATTTTGCCCCCGCTGGCACGGTACAGGTCATCAATGAGGAGCCGGGCATCCTCGCCCACATCCTGCTTTCGATCCTGGCCTACGGCATGTTCACCATCGCGGTGTTCCAATCCTTGCTGCTGCTGATCCAGGACCACCAGCTCAAGCACAAGCACCCCTCCGGGCTGATCAAGAACTTCCCGCCGCTGCAAACCATGGAAAGCCTGCTGTTCGGTTTCCTCTGGGCCGGCTGGACGCTGTTGTCGCTGTCGCTGATTTCCGGCTGGCTGTTCGTCGAAAACCTGTTCGCCCAGCATCTGGTGCACAAAACCCTGCTGGCCTGCCTGGCCTGGGTTGTTTTCAGCGTACTGCTGTGGGGGCGCAATCGCCTGGGCTGGCGCGGGCACAAAGCCATTCGCTGGACCCTGGCCGGTTTCTGCCTGTTGATGCTGGCGTATTTCGGCAGCAAGCTGGTTCGTGAATACATCCTGCATATCTGACGGGCGGCATTAATGGACGACTTGCCCATAGGGCCGATGCTCGCGGTAGTGACCCTGCTGGTTTTATGGTCGGGGCTGTTTACCGCCATCGAAGCGGCGCACCAGCATTTGCTGGCCCAGCGCACCGCAACGCGTTCCAGCGACAAACCGGTGGCGAAACTCAGCTTCCCTCTGGCCAGCCTGATTTTTTGCAACACCCTGTGCCGCGCACTCGTGGTGGTCATCAGCACCTTGCTGGCCATGTTCACCTGGGCCGAGAACGGCCCGTGGGTCGCCTGCCTCGGGGTAGGCGCCACGTTGCTGGTGTTTTCCGACTACCTGCCACGCGCCCTCGCCGCACGCTATCCGGATGCGATCCTGACCCAGGGCAACAACCTGCTGCGTGTGCCGCTGAAAATCATCTATCCCGCGGCATGGCTGCTCAATAGCATCAGTCAGTTGCTGACGCGACCCTTCGCCCGTAAAGCCAAAGTGGTGCAACAGAGTGAGGACGAAGCGCTGACGGAGCGGCATGCGTCCTCCGAAACCGTAAGCCGCCCTCACCCGCTGCCAGGCATCCACGCGCTGGACAACATTACCGTCAATGACATCCTGGTACCGCGCAGCGACGTGGACGGCATCAATCTCGATGACTCCATCGAAGAAATCATCGAGCAATTGCGCCACAACAGACGTACTCGCCTGCCGGTGTTCCACAGTGATATCAACCAGGTCGAGGCCGTCCTCAACACCCGACACATCCTTCACTTGCTGCCCGATGCCAGCCTGACCAGGGAAGCCTTGCTGGCGGCCAGCCACGAGCCGTACTTCGTGCCGGAAAGTACCCCATTGCAACTGCAATTGCTGAACTTCCACAAGCAGCAGCGGCGCCTGGGCATGGTGGTCGACGAATACGGCGAAGTGCTGGGTATCGTCACCCTGGAAGACATTCTCGAAGAAATCGTCGGCGAGTTCGAAAGCCAGCAGAGCCTGGACAATCCGCACATTCATCCGCAAGCCGACGGACGCCTGGTGATCGACGGTGCCGCGTCCATTCGCGAGCTGAACAAGAGCCTCGGCTGGCACCTGCCCAGCGACGGCCCGAAAACCCTGAACGGCTTGGTCACCGAGGCGCTGGAAACCATTCCCGAAAGCGCGGTGTGCCTGAAAATCGGTCGGTATCGCCTGGAAATTCTCGAGACCGAGGACAACCGTGTCACGCGGGTGCTGATCTGGCAGACAAGCTCGATGCCTGTGGTTATCTAAAGGTCAGCGCGGTTTTCTGTGGCGAGGGAGCTTGCTCCCGCTGGACTGCGAAGCAGGCCCGAATGCATTCACCCCTATTGCGGCCGCTGCGCGCCCGAACGGGAGCAAGCTCCCTCGCCACAAAGGTCCGCAGTCACTCAAGCCCTCTTGTTCGATCGTTAGCCACCTTCCTATAATCGAAGCGCTTACCCAAGCCTCGCCGGCCCCGTGCTTACCCTGCACTTCGCAGCTTCCGGCCCGTCCACCC includes:
- the ccsA gene encoding cytochrome c biogenesis protein CcsA, translated to MLPLSPSLLTTLAAACLYAAATIYQGTRLASGAKVNKRLLVMLGVLAVLAHSVSLLTHLLTPTGLALDFFSAASLIAVAVIALTLLACSRIPVENLLVLLLPLGALTVMLAHFAPAGTVQVINEEPGILAHILLSILAYGMFTIAVFQSLLLLIQDHQLKHKHPSGLIKNFPPLQTMESLLFGFLWAGWTLLSLSLISGWLFVENLFAQHLVHKTLLACLAWVVFSVLLWGRNRLGWRGHKAIRWTLAGFCLLMLAYFGSKLVREYILHI
- the rpsP gene encoding 30S ribosomal protein S16, with the translated sequence MLTIRLALGGSKKRPFYHLTVTDSRNPRDGSHKEQVGYFNPVARGQEVRLSVNQERVAYWLSVGAQPSERVAQLLKETAKAAA
- the ffh gene encoding signal recognition particle protein, yielding MFENLTDRLSQTLRHVTGKAKLTEDNIKDTLREVRMALLEADVALPVVKDFVNSVKERAVGTEVSRSLTPGQAFVKIVQAELESLMGAANEDLNLSAVPPAVILMAGLQGAGKTTTAGKLARFLKERKKKSVMVVSADVYRPAAIKQLEMLAGEVGVTFFPSDLSQKPVEIAQAAIKEAKLKFIDVVIVDTAGRLHIDEEMMGEIKALHAAINPVETLFVVDAMTGQDAANTAKAFGDALPLTGVILTKVDGDARGGAALSVRAITGKPIKFIGMGEKSEALDPFHPERIASRILGMGDVLSLIEQAEATLDKDKADKLAKKLKKGKGFDLEDFRDQLQQMKNMGGLGGLMDKLPNMGGVNLAQMGNAQGAAEKQFKQMEAIINSMTPAERRDPEMISGSRKRRIAMGSGTQVQDIGRLIKQHKQMQKMMKKFSAKGGMAKMMRGMGGMLPGGGMPKM
- a CDS encoding transporter associated domain-containing protein yields the protein MDDLPIGPMLAVVTLLVLWSGLFTAIEAAHQHLLAQRTATRSSDKPVAKLSFPLASLIFCNTLCRALVVVISTLLAMFTWAENGPWVACLGVGATLLVFSDYLPRALAARYPDAILTQGNNLLRVPLKIIYPAAWLLNSISQLLTRPFARKAKVVQQSEDEALTERHASSETVSRPHPLPGIHALDNITVNDILVPRSDVDGINLDDSIEEIIEQLRHNRRTRLPVFHSDINQVEAVLNTRHILHLLPDASLTREALLAASHEPYFVPESTPLQLQLLNFHKQQRRLGMVVDEYGEVLGIVTLEDILEEIVGEFESQQSLDNPHIHPQADGRLVIDGAASIRELNKSLGWHLPSDGPKTLNGLVTEALETIPESAVCLKIGRYRLEILETEDNRVTRVLIWQTSSMPVVI
- the rplS gene encoding 50S ribosomal protein L19, which translates into the protein MTNKIILALEAEQMTKEIPTFAPGDTIVVQVKVKEGDRSRLQAFEGVVIAKRNRGVNSAFTVRKISNGVGVERTFQTYSPQIDSMAVKRRGDVRKAKLYYLRDLSGKAARIKEKLA
- the trmD gene encoding tRNA (guanosine(37)-N1)-methyltransferase TrmD; the encoded protein is MFSAISEYGITSRAVKQGLLQLTCWNPRDYTTDRHHTVDDRPFGGGPGMVMKIKPLEDALVQAKAAAGEAAKVIYLSPQGRQLTQSAVRELANLDALILIAGRYEGIDERFIDAHVDEEWSIGDYVLSGGELPAMVLIDAVTRLLPGALGHADSAEEDSFTDGLLDCPHYTRPEVYADQRVPDVLLSGNHAHIRRWRLQQSLGRTFERRADLLESRSLSGEEKKLLEEYIRERDDS
- a CDS encoding sodium:proton antiporter produces the protein MSEQQILLAFGGIGAAALLCQWLAWRLKLPAILFLLLTGILAGPVLHLLDPQEMFGPLLMPLVSLAVALILFEGSLTLHLSEWREIGSVVHRLVTIGALSTWVVIAVATHWLLDFDWMLAILFGSLTLVTGPTVIVPMLRVVRPKASIANILRWEGIAIDPIGALLAVVVYSFIIASAEGNGLEESLLTFGGVILCGSLFGVFGGWLLGTLIRRQWLPEYLHNLAALAAVLGIFIASNEVTNESGLLAVTLMGMWLANMKGVDVRHILHFKENLSVLLISGLFILLAARLDLNAMIGLGPLVLILLLVIQFIARPLNVLLSTAGSSLGWRERALLAWIAPRGIVAAAVSAIFAIRLHEAGHQGALLLVPLTFAVIIGTVVLQSATARPLARLLKVAEPAPSGFLIIGANGPARTLGKSLQQLGSRVLLTDSSWENISAARMEGLPTYFGNPASQHADAHLDLVGLGHLLALSPSGEMNTLALMRFRHELGHQRMFGLASGQESRRTDKHRTSLEHRGNQLGSEALTYAKLASQLSQGSELYSTTLTDGFSWDDYRALHGERATLLFVRDDSGWVHVVTPESMIKPAAGWTLLALIQPETVGVC
- the rimM gene encoding ribosome maturation factor RimM (Essential for efficient processing of 16S rRNA) — its product is MNATPAIADDLIVIGKIYSVHGVRGEVKVYSFTDPIKNLLDYKTWTLKRDGNVKQVELVSGRGNDKFLVAKLKGLDDREEARLLAGYEICVPRNLFPELTDGEYYWYQLEGLKVIDTLGQLFGKIDHLLETGSNDVMVVKPCAGSLDDRERLLPYTEQCVLAIDLAAGEMKVDWDADF